A single window of Kitasatospora sp. HUAS MG31 DNA harbors:
- a CDS encoding DUF3099 domain-containing protein, translated as MRKSSGSEVFRITGARTSLSEDVRGRQRRYVISMLVRTVCVLLAVVLWDVQRILAFAALGGAVLLPYFAVVIANAGRERAPGLPSTFDLPPETPLMLGPGGTGGGGRAPESSNQD; from the coding sequence ATGCGCAAGAGCTCCGGGAGCGAGGTCTTCCGAATCACCGGCGCCCGGACCAGTCTCAGCGAGGACGTCCGGGGCCGGCAGCGGCGCTACGTGATCTCGATGCTGGTCCGTACGGTCTGCGTGCTGCTCGCCGTGGTCCTCTGGGACGTCCAGCGCATCCTCGCCTTCGCCGCGCTCGGCGGCGCCGTGCTGCTGCCGTACTTCGCCGTGGTGATCGCCAACGCCGGCCGGGAGCGCGCCCCGGGCCTGCCGAGCACCTTCGACCTGCCGCCGGAGACCCCACTGATGCTGGGGCCGGGCGGCACCGGTGGGGGCGGCCGCGCGCCCGAGTCCTCGAACCAGGACTGA
- a CDS encoding RNA 2'-phosphotransferase — protein MDEKRTVKVSKMLARILRHDPGRIGIVLDGAGWVPVDTLLGALAAKGNPLTRAELDHVVATNNKRRFAYSGDGSSIRASQGHTVEVDLGLPPATPPAVLYHGTTGRVLGAIFDEGLRPMARRDVHLSADTETAVRVGSRHGRPVVLVVDAAAMAAAGHEFRVSANGVWLTSDVPARFLTVSAGA, from the coding sequence GTGGACGAGAAGCGGACCGTCAAGGTCTCCAAGATGCTCGCCCGGATCCTGCGGCACGACCCCGGCCGGATCGGGATCGTCCTGGACGGGGCCGGCTGGGTGCCGGTCGACACCCTGCTCGGGGCGCTGGCCGCCAAGGGCAACCCGCTGACCCGCGCCGAGCTTGACCACGTGGTGGCCACCAACAACAAGCGCCGGTTCGCCTACTCCGGGGACGGGAGCTCGATCCGGGCCAGCCAGGGCCACACCGTCGAGGTGGACCTCGGGCTGCCGCCGGCCACCCCGCCCGCCGTGCTCTACCACGGCACCACCGGACGGGTGCTGGGGGCGATCTTCGACGAGGGGCTGCGCCCGATGGCCCGCCGCGACGTGCACCTGTCCGCGGACACCGAGACCGCCGTCCGGGTGGGCTCCCGGCACGGCCGTCCGGTGGTGCTGGTGGTCGACGCGGCCGCGATGGCCGCCGCGGGCCACGAGTTCCGGGTCAGCGCCAACGGCGTCTGGCTGACCTCGGACGTCCCCGCCCGCTTCCTCACCGTGTCCGCCGGAGCCTGA
- a CDS encoding metallopeptidase TldD-related protein encodes MPQIHPHELVERALEFSTADGCVVIADEESTANLRWAGNGLTTNGVTRGRKLTVISTVDGGQGTASGVVAREAVTLDEVESLVRAAEAAAREAGPAEDAQPLVSGGPVAKDFTEPPAETSIDVFTRFAPALGEAFGRARAAGELLYGFARHELTSSYLGTSTGIRLRHDQPTGSVELNAKTADLTGSAWAGAATADFTDVDVTALHDSLTRRLAWGRRRVDLPAGRYEALLPPSAVADLLVYLTWSAGARDAFEGRSVFSKAGGGTRVGEKLSPLPLTLRSDPAEPGLHAAPFVMARSSGENTSVFDNGLPIAPTDWIRDGALANLLSTRHSAGLSGLPVTPEVDNLVLETADQAAAPTLDEMIARTERGLLLTCLWYIREVDPATLLLTGLTRDGVYLVENGEVVGAANNFRFNESPVDLLGRITEVGRTERCLPREWGDWFTRAAMPPVRVPDFNMSSVSQAS; translated from the coding sequence ATGCCCCAGATCCACCCCCACGAACTGGTCGAGCGGGCACTGGAGTTCTCCACCGCGGACGGCTGCGTGGTGATCGCCGACGAGGAGTCCACCGCCAACCTGCGCTGGGCCGGCAACGGCCTGACCACCAACGGCGTCACCCGCGGCCGCAAGCTCACCGTGATCTCCACGGTGGACGGCGGGCAGGGCACCGCCTCCGGCGTGGTCGCCCGCGAGGCGGTCACCCTGGACGAGGTGGAGAGCCTGGTCCGCGCCGCCGAGGCCGCCGCCCGCGAGGCCGGCCCGGCCGAGGACGCGCAGCCGCTGGTCTCCGGCGGCCCGGTCGCCAAGGACTTCACCGAGCCCCCGGCCGAGACCTCGATCGACGTGTTCACCCGCTTCGCCCCCGCCCTCGGCGAGGCCTTCGGCCGGGCCCGCGCCGCCGGCGAGCTGCTGTACGGCTTCGCCCGGCACGAGCTCACCAGCAGCTACCTCGGCACCTCCACCGGCATCCGGCTGCGCCACGACCAGCCCACCGGCTCGGTGGAGCTGAACGCCAAGACCGCCGACCTCACCGGCTCCGCCTGGGCGGGCGCCGCCACCGCGGACTTCACCGACGTGGACGTCACCGCCCTGCACGACTCGCTCACCAGGCGGCTGGCCTGGGGCCGCCGCCGGGTGGACCTGCCGGCCGGCCGGTACGAGGCCCTGCTGCCGCCCTCGGCCGTCGCCGACCTCCTGGTGTACCTCACCTGGTCGGCCGGCGCCCGGGACGCCTTCGAGGGCCGCTCGGTGTTCTCCAAGGCCGGCGGCGGCACCCGGGTCGGCGAGAAGCTCAGCCCGCTGCCGCTGACCCTGCGCTCCGACCCGGCCGAGCCCGGGCTGCACGCGGCGCCGTTCGTCATGGCCCGCTCCTCCGGCGAGAACACCTCGGTGTTCGACAACGGCCTGCCGATCGCCCCGACCGACTGGATCCGCGACGGCGCGCTGGCCAACCTGCTCAGCACCCGCCACTCGGCCGGCCTGTCCGGCCTCCCGGTCACCCCCGAGGTCGACAACCTGGTGCTCGAGACGGCCGACCAGGCCGCCGCCCCCACCCTGGACGAGATGATCGCCCGCACCGAGCGCGGCCTGCTGCTCACCTGCCTCTGGTACATCCGCGAGGTGGACCCGGCCACCCTGCTGCTCACCGGCCTGACCCGGGACGGCGTCTACCTGGTGGAGAACGGCGAGGTGGTGGGCGCGGCCAACAACTTCCGGTTCAACGAGTCCCCGGTGGACCTGCTGGGCCGGATCACCGAGGTCGGCCGCACCGAGCGCTGCCTGCCCCGCGAGTGGGGCGACTGGTTCACCCGGGCGGCGATGCCGCCGGTCCGGGTGCCGGACTTCAACATGAGCTCGGTCAGTCAGGCCTCCTGA
- a CDS encoding TldD/PmbA family protein gives MPTPPVDPLFLAYPLRALADAALTRARELGVAHADFRLERVRSASWRLRDARLSSSADTVQLGFAVRVLLDGAWGFAAGVDLTAQAAARVAEQAVAVARLSGGISRAAGSTDLVELAEEPVYPDTTWVSSYEVNPFEVPDAEKTALLADWSSRLLAAEGVSHVQAALLTVQENKFYADTAGTTTTQQRVRLHPWLEATSVDERTGAFDSMRTIAPPVGRGWEYLRGTGWDWDAELAELPTLLAEKMKAPSVEAGSYDLVIDPSNLWLTIHESIGHATELDRALGYEAAYAGTSFATFDKLGSLAYGSELMHVTGDRTAEHGLATIGYDDEGVATQAWDLVKDGTLVGYQLDRRMAKLKGLGRSNGCAFADSPGHVPVQRMANVSLQPVAGGPDTDGLVSQVENGLYIVGDRSWSIDMQRYNFQFTGQRAFAIRNGRLAGQVKDFAYQATTTDFWGSMSAVGGPQTYVLGGAFNCGKAQPGQIAAVSHGCPSALFRNVNVLNTQQEAGH, from the coding sequence ATGCCGACGCCACCCGTCGATCCGCTGTTCCTCGCCTACCCGCTGCGCGCGCTCGCCGACGCCGCCCTCACCCGGGCCCGCGAACTGGGCGTCGCGCACGCGGACTTCCGCCTGGAGCGGGTCCGCAGCGCCTCCTGGCGGCTGCGCGACGCCAGGCTGTCGAGCAGCGCGGACACCGTTCAACTGGGCTTCGCCGTCCGGGTGCTGCTGGACGGCGCATGGGGCTTCGCGGCCGGCGTGGACCTGACCGCGCAGGCCGCCGCCCGGGTCGCCGAGCAGGCGGTCGCGGTGGCCCGGCTCTCCGGCGGGATCAGCCGCGCCGCTGGGTCCACGGACCTGGTGGAGCTGGCCGAGGAGCCGGTCTACCCGGACACCACCTGGGTCTCCTCCTACGAGGTCAACCCGTTCGAGGTGCCGGACGCCGAGAAGACCGCGCTGCTCGCCGACTGGAGCAGCCGGCTGCTGGCCGCCGAGGGCGTCTCGCACGTCCAGGCCGCCCTGCTGACCGTGCAGGAGAACAAGTTCTACGCCGACACCGCCGGCACCACCACCACCCAGCAGCGCGTCCGGCTGCACCCGTGGCTGGAGGCCACCTCGGTGGACGAGCGGACCGGCGCCTTCGACTCGATGCGCACCATCGCCCCGCCGGTCGGCCGGGGCTGGGAGTACCTGCGCGGCACCGGCTGGGACTGGGACGCCGAACTGGCCGAACTCCCCACCCTGCTGGCCGAGAAGATGAAGGCCCCGAGCGTCGAGGCCGGCAGCTACGACCTGGTGATCGACCCGTCCAACCTGTGGCTGACCATCCACGAGTCGATCGGCCACGCCACCGAGCTGGACCGGGCGCTGGGCTACGAGGCCGCGTACGCCGGCACCTCCTTCGCCACCTTCGACAAGCTCGGCAGCCTGGCGTACGGCTCCGAGCTGATGCACGTCACCGGCGACCGCACCGCCGAGCACGGCCTGGCCACCATCGGGTACGACGACGAGGGCGTGGCGACCCAGGCCTGGGACCTGGTCAAGGACGGCACCCTGGTCGGCTACCAGCTCGACCGCCGGATGGCGAAGCTCAAGGGCCTCGGCCGGTCCAACGGCTGCGCCTTCGCCGACTCCCCCGGGCACGTCCCGGTGCAGCGGATGGCCAACGTCTCGCTGCAGCCGGTCGCCGGCGGCCCGGACACCGACGGGCTGGTCTCCCAGGTGGAGAACGGCCTGTACATCGTCGGCGACCGCTCCTGGTCGATCGACATGCAGCGCTACAACTTCCAGTTCACCGGCCAGCGCGCCTTCGCGATCCGGAACGGCCGGCTGGCCGGCCAGGTCAAGGACTTCGCGTACCAGGCCACCACCACCGACTTCTGGGGCTCGATGAGCGCCGTCGGCGGCCCGCAGACCTACGTGCTCGGCGGCGCCTTCAACTGCGGCAAGGCCCAGCCGGGCCAGATCGCGGCGGTCAGCCACGGCTGCCCGTCCGCGCTGTTCCGCAACGTCAACGTGCTCAACACCCAGCAGGAGGCGGGTCACTGA
- a CDS encoding serine/threonine-protein kinase, with protein MDDFGGSGRAAVAPGTLLAGRYRLEERLGRGGMGTVWRAVDERMRRPVALKEPSPPAGVDQRSLEEFYRRLEREAQAAARLRHPNVVRVHDIETVDGLPWLVMELIEGESLESWLSAGTATVAEVAAMGRALCGALAEVHAAGVVHRDVKPANIMRTPSGEVVLTDFGIARVEGSTDLTRTGMVVGSVPYLSPERAGGLRPGPADDMWALGLVLYEALEGVHPYRRQSTQGTLLAIVQDPLPAPRRAGALAGPVMALLERDPERRPTAARAAELFVPEPAAEPTPTEPTTPLPPGEPPADTPATVRLRPTAAPAEPAESAEPPAPEPARKGSSWLLPVVAGLAVLAIGGTAGWLVLRPDGAPSPTSVPAGYSGHRVSALGLGIAVPDAFSIRQGVKEVNFASPDNRVQIRIKDEGKAAKSATEYAQERLRAVKAGRGTFCNAKEPDEFHVQVVHEPQSVVHGGDVEAAEIEYAYSTRAEDDYPCLSNPPANEAMEQFMVRDGRVLHLTVRFVRHHGDKAGPDPSADNQKLYGLVDRSLNLG; from the coding sequence ATGGACGACTTCGGGGGAAGCGGAAGGGCGGCCGTCGCGCCGGGCACGCTGCTGGCCGGCCGGTACCGGCTGGAGGAGCGGCTCGGCCGCGGCGGCATGGGGACCGTCTGGCGGGCGGTGGACGAGCGGATGCGGCGCCCGGTGGCGCTCAAGGAGCCGTCCCCGCCCGCCGGGGTCGACCAGCGCTCGCTGGAGGAGTTCTACCGCCGGCTGGAGCGGGAGGCGCAGGCCGCGGCCCGGCTGCGGCACCCGAACGTGGTCCGGGTGCACGACATCGAGACCGTCGACGGCCTGCCCTGGCTGGTGATGGAGCTGATCGAGGGCGAGAGCCTGGAGTCCTGGCTGTCGGCGGGCACGGCCACGGTGGCGGAGGTCGCCGCGATGGGCCGGGCGCTGTGCGGGGCGCTGGCCGAGGTGCACGCCGCCGGGGTGGTGCACCGGGACGTGAAGCCGGCCAACATCATGCGCACCCCGTCCGGGGAGGTCGTCCTCACCGACTTCGGCATCGCCCGGGTGGAGGGCTCCACCGACCTGACCCGGACCGGGATGGTGGTCGGCTCGGTGCCGTACCTCTCCCCCGAGCGCGCCGGCGGGCTGCGGCCCGGGCCGGCCGACGACATGTGGGCGCTCGGCCTGGTGCTGTACGAGGCGCTGGAGGGGGTGCACCCGTACCGGCGGCAGTCCACCCAGGGCACCCTGCTGGCGATCGTCCAGGACCCGCTGCCGGCGCCGCGCCGGGCGGGGGCGCTGGCCGGGCCGGTGATGGCCCTGCTGGAGCGGGACCCGGAGCGCCGGCCGACCGCCGCCCGGGCGGCGGAGCTGTTCGTTCCCGAGCCGGCCGCCGAGCCGACCCCGACCGAGCCCACCACCCCGCTGCCCCCGGGCGAACCGCCCGCCGACACGCCCGCGACGGTCCGGCTCCGCCCGACGGCGGCACCGGCGGAGCCCGCCGAGTCCGCGGAGCCTCCGGCGCCGGAGCCGGCCCGGAAGGGCTCGTCCTGGCTGCTCCCCGTCGTCGCCGGCCTGGCCGTCCTCGCGATCGGCGGCACCGCCGGCTGGCTGGTGCTGCGGCCGGACGGGGCGCCGTCGCCGACCAGCGTGCCGGCCGGGTACTCGGGCCACCGGGTGTCCGCGCTGGGCCTGGGCATCGCCGTCCCCGACGCCTTCTCCATCCGGCAGGGGGTGAAGGAGGTCAACTTCGCCAGCCCCGACAACCGGGTCCAGATCCGGATCAAGGACGAGGGCAAGGCCGCGAAGTCCGCGACGGAGTACGCCCAGGAGCGGCTCCGCGCGGTGAAGGCCGGCCGCGGCACCTTCTGCAACGCCAAGGAGCCGGACGAGTTCCACGTCCAGGTGGTGCACGAGCCGCAGTCGGTGGTGCACGGCGGGGACGTGGAGGCCGCCGAGATCGAGTACGCGTACAGCACCCGGGCCGAGGACGACTACCCCTGTCTGAGCAACCCGCCGGCCAACGAGGCGATGGAGCAGTTCATGGTCCGCGACGGCCGGGTGCTGCACCTCACCGTCCGGTTCGTCCGGCACCACGGCGACAAGGCGGGCCCCGACCCGTCCGCCGACAACCAGAAGCTGTACGGGCTGGTCGACCGGTCGCTCAACCTCGGCTGA
- a CDS encoding MBL fold metallo-hydrolase → MKKAHMGGRRTRLLALTALATAAGAAAWSLRDVPAAFGRRPDGSREERIRNSPQFRDGVFHNAPSELAFPAPSGPGLDTVRRMLFERTGRVPSTPVPTVRPAYEPDRPAAEGVEIVWYGHASALVEVEGSRVLLDPIWSDRCSPSAHLGPKRLHPAPVELEELPRVDAVLISHDHYDHLDMATVKRLVELQSAPFAVPLGIGGHLRRWGVPEHRIIELDWDETCTLGDLTLTLTSAHHFSGRGTTRNTTLWGSWVIAGPDRRVYYTGDSGYFEGYARIGEQHGPFDAALVQIGAYDEAWADIHMTPEDAVRAHLDLKAGLLVPVHWCTFNLGLHPWSEPIERLLAEAKAQAVPLVVPRPGERVDVDAPTAPDGWWETIA, encoded by the coding sequence ATGAAGAAGGCGCACATGGGCGGCCGGCGGACCCGGCTGCTGGCCCTGACGGCGCTGGCGACCGCGGCCGGTGCCGCCGCCTGGTCGCTGCGGGACGTCCCGGCCGCGTTCGGCCGCCGGCCCGACGGCTCCCGGGAGGAGCGGATCCGGAACTCCCCGCAGTTCCGCGACGGGGTGTTCCACAACGCACCCTCCGAGCTGGCCTTCCCGGCGCCGAGCGGCCCGGGCCTGGACACCGTGCGCCGGATGCTGTTCGAGCGCACCGGGCGGGTGCCGAGCACGCCGGTGCCCACCGTCCGCCCGGCGTACGAGCCCGACCGGCCGGCCGCCGAGGGCGTGGAGATCGTCTGGTACGGGCACGCCTCGGCGCTGGTGGAGGTCGAGGGCAGCCGGGTGCTGCTGGACCCGATCTGGAGCGACCGCTGCTCGCCCTCCGCGCACCTGGGCCCGAAGCGACTGCACCCCGCGCCGGTGGAGCTGGAGGAGCTGCCCCGGGTGGACGCGGTGCTGATCTCACACGACCACTACGACCACCTGGACATGGCGACGGTGAAGCGGCTGGTCGAGCTGCAGTCGGCGCCGTTCGCGGTGCCGCTGGGCATCGGCGGCCACCTGCGCCGCTGGGGCGTGCCCGAGCACCGGATCATCGAGCTGGACTGGGACGAGACCTGCACGCTCGGCGACCTCACGCTGACCCTGACCTCGGCGCACCACTTCTCCGGCCGCGGCACCACCCGCAACACCACCCTCTGGGGTTCCTGGGTGATCGCCGGCCCGGACCGCAGGGTCTACTACACCGGCGACTCCGGGTACTTCGAGGGCTACGCGAGGATCGGCGAGCAGCACGGCCCGTTCGACGCGGCGCTGGTGCAGATCGGCGCGTACGACGAGGCGTGGGCGGACATCCACATGACCCCGGAGGACGCGGTCCGGGCGCATCTGGACCTGAAGGCCGGGCTGCTGGTGCCGGTCCACTGGTGCACCTTCAACCTGGGCCTGCACCCGTGGTCGGAGCCGATCGAGCGGCTCCTCGCCGAGGCCAAGGCGCAGGCGGTCCCGCTGGTCGTCCCCCGCCCCGGCGAGCGGGTGGACGTCGACGCCCCCACCGCCCCGGACGGCTGGTGGGAGACGATCGCCTGA
- the fabG gene encoding 3-oxoacyl-[acyl-carrier-protein] reductase: MSRSVLVTGGNRGIGLAIAQAFAENGDKVAITSRSGEVPAELAKYDVIAVRADITDAEQVDRAFTEIEAAHGPVEVLVANAGITKDTLLLRMSEEDFTSVLDTNLTGTFRVVKRASAKMLRARKGRIVLISSVVGLTGSPGQVNYAASKAGLVGFARSLARELGSRNITVNVVAPGFVDTDMTAVLSDERRAEIVAGVPLGRYAAPAEIASAVRFLSSDEAAYITGAVIPVDGGLGMGH, encoded by the coding sequence TTGAGCCGCTCGGTTCTGGTCACCGGAGGCAACCGGGGCATCGGCCTCGCGATCGCCCAGGCGTTCGCCGAGAACGGCGACAAGGTCGCCATCACCAGCCGCTCGGGCGAGGTCCCGGCGGAGCTGGCGAAGTACGACGTGATCGCGGTCCGCGCCGACATCACCGACGCCGAGCAGGTCGACCGGGCGTTCACCGAGATCGAGGCCGCGCACGGCCCGGTCGAGGTCCTGGTCGCCAACGCCGGCATCACCAAGGACACCCTGCTGCTCCGGATGTCCGAGGAGGACTTCACCTCCGTCCTGGACACCAACCTGACCGGCACCTTCCGGGTGGTCAAGCGCGCCTCCGCGAAGATGCTTCGGGCCCGCAAGGGCCGGATCGTGCTGATCTCCTCGGTCGTCGGCCTCACCGGCTCGCCCGGCCAGGTCAACTACGCCGCCTCCAAGGCCGGCCTGGTGGGCTTCGCCCGCTCGCTGGCCCGAGAGCTCGGCTCCCGCAACATCACCGTCAACGTGGTCGCCCCCGGCTTCGTCGACACCGACATGACCGCCGTGCTCAGTGACGAGCGCCGCGCGGAGATCGTCGCCGGCGTGCCGCTCGGCCGCTACGCCGCCCCCGCCGAGATCGCCTCGGCCGTGCGCTTCCTCTCCTCCGACGAGGCCGCATACATCACCGGAGCCGTCATTCCCGTGGACGGCGGATTGGGCATGGGTCACTGA
- the fabI gene encoding enoyl-ACP reductase FabI translates to MSGILEGKRILITGVLMESSIAFHTAKLAQEQGAEIILTAFPRPSLTERIAKKLPKPVKVLELDVSSEEQLAGIADQVREHLPTLDGIVHSIGFAPQDALGGNFLDTPWESVATAMQVSAFSLKSLTMALLPLMQDGGSVVGLTFDAQYAWPQYDWMGPAKAALESTNRYLARYLGERNIRCNLISAGPIGSMAAKSIPGFGELADTWNHRSPLKWDLSDPEPAGRGVVALLSDWFPKTTGEIVHVDGGLHAIGA, encoded by the coding sequence ATGAGTGGAATCCTCGAGGGCAAGCGCATTCTGATCACCGGTGTGCTGATGGAGTCGTCCATCGCCTTCCACACCGCGAAGCTGGCCCAGGAGCAGGGCGCGGAGATCATCCTCACCGCCTTCCCGCGGCCCAGCCTCACCGAGCGCATCGCCAAGAAGCTGCCGAAGCCCGTCAAGGTCCTGGAGCTGGACGTCTCCAGCGAGGAGCAGCTGGCCGGCATCGCCGACCAGGTCCGCGAGCACCTGCCCACCCTGGACGGCATCGTCCACTCCATCGGCTTCGCGCCGCAGGACGCGCTGGGCGGCAACTTCCTCGACACCCCGTGGGAGTCGGTCGCCACCGCGATGCAGGTCTCCGCGTTCTCGCTGAAGTCGCTGACCATGGCGCTGCTCCCGCTGATGCAGGACGGCGGCTCGGTGGTCGGCCTGACCTTCGACGCGCAGTACGCCTGGCCGCAGTACGACTGGATGGGCCCCGCCAAGGCGGCGCTGGAGTCCACCAACCGCTACCTGGCGCGCTACCTCGGTGAGCGGAACATCCGCTGCAACCTGATCTCGGCCGGTCCGATCGGCTCGATGGCCGCCAAGTCCATCCCGGGCTTCGGCGAGCTGGCCGACACCTGGAACCACCGCTCGCCGCTGAAGTGGGACCTCTCCGACCCGGAGCCGGCCGGCCGCGGCGTCGTCGCGCTGCTGTCGGACTGGTTCCCGAAGACCACCGGCGAGATCGTCCACGTCGACGGCGGCCTGCACGCGATCGGGGCCTGA
- a CDS encoding FadR/GntR family transcriptional regulator has product MALSSTRRTPLSDQVIAQLRAQITSGEWPVGSRIPTEAELVEQLGVARNTVREAVRALAHNGLLDIRQGSGTYVLATSELAGVMHRRFADADQDQVAELRATLETSAAGLAAVRRTERDLELLEAALARRERAWESGDAEDFVQADAAFHQAVVAAAHNDVLAEVYADLGEVTRAHLRHDVGPELIADRYIGHDGILDAIRTRDAARASVEAGRAIGACND; this is encoded by the coding sequence ATGGCGCTGTCGAGCACCCGCCGCACCCCGCTCTCCGATCAGGTGATCGCGCAGCTGCGGGCCCAGATCACCTCGGGCGAGTGGCCGGTCGGCTCGCGCATCCCCACCGAGGCCGAGCTGGTCGAGCAGCTGGGGGTCGCCCGGAACACCGTCCGCGAGGCCGTCCGGGCCCTGGCCCACAACGGGCTGCTGGACATCCGGCAGGGCTCGGGCACGTACGTGCTCGCCACCAGCGAGCTGGCCGGGGTGATGCACCGCCGCTTCGCGGACGCCGACCAGGACCAGGTGGCCGAGCTCCGCGCCACCCTGGAGACCTCCGCCGCGGGCCTCGCCGCCGTCCGGCGCACCGAGCGGGACCTGGAGCTGCTGGAGGCCGCGCTGGCCCGGCGGGAGCGGGCGTGGGAGTCCGGCGACGCCGAGGACTTCGTCCAGGCGGACGCCGCGTTCCACCAGGCCGTGGTGGCGGCCGCCCACAACGACGTACTGGCCGAGGTCTACGCGGACCTCGGCGAGGTGACCCGCGCCCACCTGCGGCACGACGTCGGCCCGGAACTGATCGCCGACCGGTACATCGGCCACGACGGCATCCTCGACGCCATCCGCACCCGCGACGCCGCCCGCGCCTCCGTCGAGGCGGGCCGCGCCATCGGCGCCTGCAACGACTGA
- a CDS encoding MFS transporter → MSTAAEPATTLRTDVPPAPAARAPKALGALLVVAVVAAALNLRPVVTSLGPVLDSVRTDLGMSAAVAGLLTAVPALCFAVFGIAAPALARRIGPIAVVAAGMGAIALGVLARSFTGSTAVFLLLTAVALAGVAVANVLLPVVIKRYFPQRVGPMIGLYSMALSVGTSAAAAATVPLTGALGGNWRLGLGAWGLLAAAAAVLWLVTLFLRRERSSATAAARAAARLPILRSRTAWALALFFGLQSTSAYAAMGWLPKIYQDAGVSAGASGVLLAEVMAVSVPASFVLPNLAARRGDQRIFVVVLGLCGIAGFTGLLFAAGTAPWLWAGLVGLSMCAFPLALTMLGLRARTPGGVTQLSAFAQSLGYLISVPGPIVIGGLYQSTGGWTVPLAFLALLLVPQILVGLRAGLARHIEDEAVR, encoded by the coding sequence ATGTCTACCGCAGCGGAACCCGCCACCACCCTCCGCACCGACGTCCCACCGGCCCCGGCCGCCCGCGCCCCCAAGGCGCTGGGCGCCCTGCTGGTGGTCGCCGTCGTGGCCGCCGCGCTCAACCTGCGCCCGGTGGTCACCAGCCTCGGACCGGTACTCGACAGCGTCCGGACCGACCTCGGGATGAGCGCCGCCGTCGCCGGCCTGCTGACCGCCGTACCGGCGCTCTGCTTCGCCGTCTTCGGCATCGCCGCCCCGGCGCTGGCCCGGCGGATCGGGCCGATCGCGGTGGTCGCCGCCGGCATGGGGGCCATCGCGCTCGGTGTGCTGGCCCGCTCCTTCACCGGCTCCACCGCCGTCTTCCTGCTGCTCACCGCGGTGGCGCTGGCCGGGGTGGCGGTCGCCAACGTGCTGCTGCCGGTGGTGATCAAGCGGTACTTCCCGCAGCGGGTCGGCCCGATGATCGGCCTCTACTCGATGGCCCTCTCGGTCGGCACCTCCGCCGCGGCCGCCGCCACCGTGCCGCTGACCGGCGCGCTCGGCGGGAACTGGCGGCTCGGCCTCGGCGCCTGGGGCCTGCTCGCCGCGGCCGCCGCGGTCCTGTGGCTGGTCACGCTGTTCCTGCGCCGCGAGCGCTCCTCCGCCACGGCCGCTGCCCGGGCCGCCGCCAGGCTGCCGATCCTGCGCAGCCGTACCGCGTGGGCGCTGGCGCTGTTCTTCGGCCTGCAGTCCACCAGCGCGTACGCCGCGATGGGCTGGCTGCCCAAGATCTACCAGGACGCCGGGGTCTCGGCCGGCGCCTCCGGGGTGCTGCTGGCCGAGGTGATGGCGGTCAGCGTCCCCGCCTCCTTCGTGCTGCCGAACCTCGCCGCCCGCCGGGGCGACCAGCGGATCTTCGTGGTGGTGCTGGGCCTGTGCGGCATCGCCGGCTTCACCGGCCTGCTGTTCGCCGCCGGTACCGCACCCTGGCTGTGGGCCGGCCTGGTCGGCCTGTCGATGTGCGCCTTCCCGCTCGCCCTCACCATGCTCGGCCTGCGCGCCCGCACCCCCGGCGGGGTCACCCAGCTCTCCGCCTTCGCCCAGAGCCTCGGCTACCTGATCTCCGTCCCGGGCCCGATCGTCATCGGCGGCCTGTACCAGTCCACCGGCGGCTGGACGGTGCCGCTGGCCTTCCTGGCCCTGCTGCTGGTGCCGCAGATCCTGGTCGGCCTGCGCGCGGGCCTGGCCCGGCACATCGAGGACGAGGCCGTCCGTTAG
- a CDS encoding SGM_5486 family transporter-associated protein: MPVLEPNPQDGRKKLLQLLGVIAGIVVLVGIVASVAQNLG; the protein is encoded by the coding sequence ATGCCAGTTCTCGAACCGAACCCCCAGGACGGCCGCAAGAAGCTGCTCCAGCTGCTCGGCGTGATCGCCGGCATCGTGGTGCTGGTGGGCATCGTCGCCTCCGTCGCCCAGAACCTGGGCTGA
- a CDS encoding SixA phosphatase family protein, producing the protein MSADMPRRIIVLRHARADWPNQVADHERPLADRGRLQAADAGRWLADSGINPDYVLCSTSLRTRETWKLVAHELPKRPRKTAYEERVYEASPGQIIEVLQETPEDHSDVLLVGHNPGVLGLTQVLAGDEGDREALNQLRLGGFPTAAIAVLSFGGPWKGVEPGVARLDTFHSLPE; encoded by the coding sequence ATGAGCGCCGACATGCCCCGAAGGATCATCGTTCTCCGTCACGCGAGGGCCGACTGGCCCAACCAGGTGGCCGACCACGAGCGGCCGCTCGCCGACCGCGGCCGGCTCCAGGCCGCCGACGCCGGCCGCTGGCTGGCGGACTCCGGCATCAACCCCGACTACGTGCTCTGTTCCACCTCCCTGCGCACCCGGGAGACGTGGAAGCTGGTCGCCCACGAGCTGCCCAAGCGCCCGCGGAAGACGGCCTACGAGGAGCGGGTCTACGAGGCCAGCCCCGGCCAGATCATCGAGGTCCTCCAGGAGACCCCGGAGGATCACAGCGACGTCCTGCTGGTCGGCCACAACCCCGGGGTGCTCGGGCTGACCCAGGTGCTCGCCGGGGACGAGGGCGACCGGGAGGCGCTCAACCAGCTGCGGCTCGGCGGGTTCCCGACGGCGGCCATCGCGGTGCTCAGCTTCGGCGGACCGTGGAAGGGCGTCGAACCGGGCGTCGCGCGGCTGGACACCTTCCACAGCCTCCCCGAGTAA